The proteins below are encoded in one region of Mycobacterium pseudokansasii:
- a CDS encoding MmpS family transport accessory protein produces MSPVTSVVKRMWLLLAVSAVAIVAALGIYRLHRVFGVHEHPAVMAKADVDVPLFNPKQVIYEVFGPAPTARIAYLDPDAHVLQLPDVPLPWSQTVTTTLPAVSVNLMAQSNADTIGCRIIVNGTVKDERSVTRPKALTFCQVTSA; encoded by the coding sequence ATGAGTCCGGTTACCAGCGTTGTGAAACGAATGTGGCTGCTGCTGGCCGTCTCAGCCGTGGCGATTGTCGCGGCGCTGGGTATCTATCGTCTGCACCGCGTATTCGGCGTTCACGAGCATCCCGCCGTGATGGCCAAGGCTGATGTCGATGTCCCGCTGTTCAACCCGAAGCAAGTGATCTACGAAGTTTTCGGCCCCGCCCCGACCGCAAGGATCGCCTACCTGGACCCCGACGCCCATGTGCTGCAGCTGCCGGACGTGCCGCTGCCGTGGTCGCAGACGGTCACCACGACGCTGCCCGCGGTCAGTGTGAACCTGATGGCGCAGAGCAACGCCGACACCATCGGCTGCCGGATCATCGTGAACGGCACCGTCAAGGACGAAAGGTCGGTCACCAGACCCAAAGCCCTGACCTTTTGCCAGGTGACATCGGCATGA
- a CDS encoding RND family transporter, with protein sequence MSERDGAAAPKRPPLPRLIRRFAVLILLLWLGFTAIVNLAVPQLEAVGKAHSVSMSPSDAPSIEAIRRVGQAFKEFDSDNAVTIVLESDKPLGDEAHQFYGELMKRLSADTRHVAHIQDFWGDPLTAGGSQSPDDKAAYVVVYLVGDNETEAYASVHAVRHIVDTTPPPRGVKAYVTGPSALNADQAEAGDKSIAKVTAITSLVIAVMLLFIYRSVVTAFLVLIMVGIDLGAIRGTIAFLADHNVFSLSTFATNLLVLLAIAATTDYAIFMLGRYHEARNAGEDRETAFYTMFHGTAHVILGSGLTIAGAMYCLSFARLPYFNTLGPPCAIGMLVAVFAALTLGPAVLTIGSLFKLFDPKRRLNTRRWRRVGTAIVRWPGPVLAATCVIAFIGLLALPSYKTTYDLRKFMPASMPSNVGDAAAGRHFSRARLNPEVLMVETDHDMRNPVDMLVLDKIAKNIYHSRGIEQVKAITRPLGTTIKHTSIPFIISMQGVSNTENMQFMKARMDDMLIQVKAMDVSIATMHTMYELMGEVIDNTVDMDHLTHDLSNITNTLRDHIADFEDFFRPIRSYFYWDKHCYDIPVCWSIRSIFDMIDNVDQMSEKLEYLVTDMDILVKLLPQMRAQIPPMIETMTIMRDMLVVWHGTLQSFYDQSDTGSKDPGAMGRVFDAAQIDDSFYLPQSAFKNPDFQRGLKMFLSPDGKAARFIIALEGDPATSAGIARVEQIKDEAREAIKGTPLQGAAIYLGGTAATFRDIQEGATYDLLIAGVAAISLIVIIMMLITRSVVAAAVIVGTVLLSMGSSFGLSVLVWEDILGIELYWLVLAMSVILLLAVGSDYNLLLISRLKEEIGAGLNTGIIRAMAGTGGVVTAAGMVFAVTMSLFVFSDLRIIGQIGTTIGLGLLFDTLIVRSFMTPSIAALLGRWFWWPQRVRPRPASRMLRAYGPRRLVRALLLPPNGGSATGDRRGGVGPGGARSGMSSPHESAFRRSDDADDSGPAGPRRWQARDTDPEPAP encoded by the coding sequence ATGAGCGAACGGGATGGCGCGGCGGCGCCAAAGCGCCCGCCTCTGCCGCGATTGATCCGCCGTTTTGCGGTGCTGATCCTGTTGTTATGGCTGGGGTTCACCGCGATCGTCAATCTCGCCGTTCCGCAGCTGGAGGCGGTGGGAAAGGCCCACTCGGTATCGATGAGCCCCAGCGACGCGCCGTCGATCGAGGCGATAAGGCGCGTCGGCCAAGCATTCAAGGAGTTCGACTCCGATAATGCCGTGACCATTGTGCTGGAAAGCGATAAGCCACTCGGCGACGAGGCACACCAATTTTACGGCGAGCTGATGAAAAGGCTTTCAGCTGATACCAGGCACGTCGCGCACATTCAGGACTTCTGGGGTGATCCGTTGACCGCCGGCGGATCTCAGAGCCCGGACGACAAAGCCGCATATGTCGTGGTGTATCTCGTCGGTGACAACGAAACCGAAGCATACGCATCGGTGCACGCCGTCCGGCATATCGTGGACACCACACCGCCGCCGCGGGGGGTCAAAGCTTACGTCACCGGCCCATCGGCACTGAACGCTGACCAGGCCGAGGCCGGGGATAAAAGCATCGCCAAGGTCACCGCGATCACCAGCCTGGTGATCGCGGTGATGTTGCTTTTCATTTACCGCTCCGTGGTTACCGCGTTTCTCGTCTTGATCATGGTCGGGATTGACCTGGGGGCAATCCGGGGAACCATTGCCTTTCTCGCCGACCACAACGTATTCAGTCTCTCCACCTTCGCAACCAATCTGCTGGTCCTGTTGGCCATTGCGGCCACCACGGACTACGCCATATTCATGCTCGGTCGTTACCACGAAGCGCGCAACGCCGGCGAAGATCGCGAGACCGCGTTCTACACGATGTTCCATGGGACCGCCCACGTGATCTTGGGCTCCGGATTGACCATTGCCGGCGCCATGTATTGCCTCAGCTTCGCCCGGCTTCCGTATTTCAATACACTCGGCCCGCCATGCGCGATAGGCATGCTTGTCGCGGTCTTCGCAGCCCTCACGCTTGGGCCCGCGGTGCTAACCATCGGCAGTTTATTCAAGCTTTTCGATCCCAAGCGGAGATTGAACACCCGCCGATGGCGACGCGTGGGGACGGCAATCGTCCGCTGGCCGGGGCCGGTTCTAGCCGCGACCTGCGTGATCGCGTTTATCGGCCTGCTGGCGTTGCCCAGTTACAAGACGACATACGATCTGCGCAAGTTCATGCCGGCCAGCATGCCGTCCAACGTCGGGGATGCGGCAGCGGGCCGGCATTTTTCGCGGGCCCGGCTCAACCCCGAGGTGCTGATGGTCGAGACCGACCACGATATGCGTAATCCGGTGGACATGCTGGTATTGGACAAAATAGCCAAGAACATTTACCACAGTCGCGGTATCGAACAAGTCAAAGCGATTACCCGGCCGCTGGGAACCACCATCAAGCACACTTCGATACCATTTATCATCAGCATGCAAGGGGTATCGAACACCGAAAACATGCAGTTTATGAAGGCCCGCATGGACGACATGCTGATACAGGTAAAGGCGATGGATGTCTCCATTGCGACCATGCACACCATGTACGAACTCATGGGTGAAGTCATCGACAATACCGTCGACATGGATCACCTCACTCATGATCTGTCGAATATCACGAACACGTTGCGAGATCACATCGCCGACTTCGAGGATTTCTTCCGGCCGATTCGCAGCTACTTTTACTGGGACAAACATTGCTACGATATCCCGGTTTGCTGGTCCATCAGATCAATATTCGACATGATCGACAACGTCGACCAGATGAGCGAGAAACTCGAATATCTGGTCACCGACATGGATATTCTGGTGAAACTCCTGCCGCAAATGCGTGCCCAGATTCCGCCGATGATAGAGACGATGACGATCATGCGGGACATGCTGGTTGTCTGGCACGGCACGTTGCAGTCTTTCTATGACCAATCGGATACGGGCAGCAAGGATCCCGGCGCGATGGGCCGGGTCTTCGACGCCGCCCAAATCGATGATTCCTTCTATCTGCCGCAGTCGGCCTTCAAGAATCCCGACTTCCAGCGCGGCCTGAAGATGTTCTTGTCGCCGGACGGCAAAGCGGCCCGTTTCATCATTGCCCTGGAGGGGGACCCCGCGACATCGGCCGGTATCGCCCGGGTCGAGCAGATCAAGGATGAGGCGCGGGAGGCCATCAAAGGCACTCCGTTGCAGGGTGCCGCGATCTATCTGGGTGGTACCGCGGCGACGTTCCGGGACATTCAAGAGGGCGCCACCTACGACCTGCTGATCGCCGGAGTGGCCGCGATCAGCCTGATCGTGATCATCATGATGCTCATCACCCGGAGTGTCGTCGCCGCGGCCGTCATCGTCGGGACGGTGCTGCTGTCTATGGGGTCGTCTTTCGGTCTGTCCGTGCTCGTATGGGAGGACATCCTCGGCATCGAGTTGTACTGGCTGGTATTGGCGATGTCGGTGATCCTGCTGCTGGCCGTGGGATCGGATTACAACCTGTTGCTGATCTCGCGGCTCAAAGAAGAGATCGGAGCCGGGCTCAACACCGGGATCATCCGCGCGATGGCCGGCACCGGCGGAGTGGTGACGGCCGCGGGCATGGTGTTCGCCGTGACCATGTCCCTCTTCGTGTTCAGCGATCTGCGGATTATCGGTCAGATCGGCACCACCATCGGGCTGGGCCTGTTGTTCGACACGTTGATCGTCCGCTCGTTCATGACACCGTCCATTGCCGCGCTGCTGGGACGCTGGTTCTGGTGGCCGCAGCGGGTGCGGCCGCGTCCGGCGAGTCGGATGCTGCGGGCCTACGGGCCTCGCCGGCTGGTTCGCGCCCTGCTGCTGCCGCCCAACGGCGGATCGGCAACCGGGGACCGGCGCGGGGGCGTCGGTCCCGGCGGAGCCCGATCAGGGATGTCGTCGCCCCACGAGTCGGCATTCCGGCGTTCCGACGACGCCGACGATTCAGGCCCCGCCGGCCCACGCCGGTGGCAAGCCCGGGACACCGACCCCGAACCCGCGCCCTAA
- a CDS encoding glutamyl-tRNA reductase has product MSILLFGVSHRSAPVSVLEQLSIDESEQVKIVDKVLQSPLVTEAMVLSTCNRVEVYAVVEAFHGGLSVIGQVLSEHSGMSMGDLTKHAYVRYSEAAVEHLFAVASGLDSAVIGEQQVLGQVRRSYAAAEANRTVGRVLHELAQRALSVGKRVHSETGIDAAGASVVSVALSIAERHLGGLEAKTAVVVGAGAMGALSAAHLTRAGIGRIHVLNRSLPRAQRLAGKVRGAGVPAEVMRLDRLAEALADADVVVSCTGAVSPVVLLADVHHALAHARRDEETQPLVICDLGMPRDVDPAVAGLPGVWVVDVDRVQHEPSAHATAADVDAARHIVAAEVAAYLVGQRMAEVTPTVTALRQRAADVVEAELLRLENRLPGLERAERDEVARTVRRVVDKLLHAPTVRIKQLASAPGGDSYAEALRELFELDQTAINSVAAVATAAELPAVSSGFDAGMHPGDLPHDRNPFGE; this is encoded by the coding sequence GTGAGCATCCTGCTCTTCGGGGTTTCGCATCGCAGCGCGCCGGTTTCCGTCTTGGAGCAACTCAGCATCGACGAATCCGAGCAAGTCAAGATCGTCGACAAGGTTTTGCAATCACCGCTGGTCACCGAGGCCATGGTGCTGTCGACGTGCAACCGCGTCGAGGTGTATGCGGTGGTGGAGGCGTTTCACGGCGGCCTGTCGGTGATCGGCCAGGTGCTGTCCGAGCACTCCGGCATGTCGATGGGTGACCTGACCAAACACGCCTACGTCCGCTACAGCGAGGCCGCGGTCGAGCATCTGTTCGCGGTGGCCAGCGGCCTGGATTCGGCCGTGATCGGCGAGCAGCAGGTGCTGGGCCAGGTACGGCGCTCGTATGCCGCCGCCGAGGCCAACCGCACCGTCGGCCGGGTGTTGCACGAACTGGCCCAGCGGGCGTTGTCGGTGGGCAAGCGGGTGCACTCCGAAACCGGAATCGACGCTGCCGGTGCTTCCGTGGTGTCCGTCGCCCTGAGCATTGCCGAACGACACCTGGGCGGGCTGGAGGCCAAGACCGCCGTGGTGGTCGGCGCCGGGGCGATGGGTGCGCTGTCGGCCGCACACCTGACTCGGGCCGGTATCGGGCGGATCCATGTGCTCAACCGCTCGCTGCCGCGGGCGCAGCGGCTTGCGGGCAAGGTCCGCGGAGCAGGTGTGCCGGCCGAGGTGATGAGGCTCGACCGCCTGGCCGAGGCGCTGGCCGATGCCGACGTGGTGGTCAGCTGCACCGGAGCGGTGAGTCCGGTGGTTTTGCTGGCCGACGTGCACCACGCGCTGGCTCATGCCCGCCGAGACGAAGAGACACAGCCGCTGGTCATCTGCGATCTGGGGATGCCCCGCGACGTCGATCCGGCGGTGGCCGGCCTGCCGGGCGTCTGGGTCGTCGACGTCGACCGCGTCCAACACGAGCCGTCGGCCCACGCCACGGCGGCCGACGTCGACGCCGCCCGCCACATCGTCGCCGCCGAAGTCGCCGCCTACCTGGTGGGGCAGCGGATGGCCGAGGTCACCCCGACGGTCACGGCGTTGCGCCAGCGGGCCGCAGACGTGGTCGAGGCCGAGTTGCTGCGCCTGGAGAACCGGCTCCCCGGGCTGGAGCGCGCCGAGCGGGACGAGGTGGCCCGCACCGTGCGGCGGGTGGTGGACAAATTGCTGCACGCGCCCACGGTGCGGATCAAGCAACTGGCCAGCGCTCCCGGCGGCGACAGCTACGCCGAGGCGCTGCGCGAGCTTTTCGAACTCGATCAGACGGCCATAAACTCCGTAGCTGCCGTCGCCACCGCAGCCGAATTGCCGGCGGTGTCCAGCGGATTCGACGCGGGCATGCACCCCGGTGACCTGCCGCACGACCGGAACCCGTTTGGCGAGTAG
- the hemC gene encoding hydroxymethylbilane synthase has product MIRIGTRGSLLATTQAATVRDALIANGHPAELVTISTAGDRSSAPIETLGVGAFTTALREAIEDGRVDAAVHSHKDLPTAEDPRFTIAAIPPRNDPRDAVVARDGLVLGELPAGSLVGTSSPRRAAQLRALGLGLEIRPLRGNLDTRLNRVSSGDLDAIVVARAGLARLGRLDDVTETLEPVQMLPAPAQGALAVECRAADRWLAAVLAELDDADTRAAVTAERALLAELEAGCSAPVGAIAEVVESIDEEGRVFEELSLRGCVAALDGSDVIRASGVGTSGRARELGLSVAAELFELGARELMWGARQDPRKEKFE; this is encoded by the coding sequence GTGATCCGGATAGGTACCCGGGGCAGTCTGCTGGCCACCACCCAGGCCGCGACGGTCAGAGACGCGCTCATCGCCAACGGCCACCCGGCCGAGTTGGTGACCATCAGCACCGCCGGCGACCGGTCGTCAGCGCCGATCGAGACGCTCGGGGTGGGCGCCTTCACGACCGCGTTGCGTGAGGCCATCGAAGACGGTCGCGTCGACGCGGCCGTGCACTCGCACAAGGATTTGCCCACCGCCGAAGATCCGAGGTTCACGATCGCGGCGATACCGCCGCGCAACGATCCCCGCGATGCGGTGGTGGCCCGCGACGGGCTGGTGCTTGGGGAGTTGCCGGCCGGATCGCTGGTCGGCACCTCCTCCCCGCGGCGGGCCGCACAGCTTAGAGCATTGGGTCTCGGTTTGGAAATCCGCCCCCTAAGAGGCAACCTAGATACCAGGTTGAACAGGGTAAGCAGTGGTGATCTTGACGCCATCGTGGTGGCCCGGGCAGGTCTGGCCCGGCTGGGCCGCCTCGATGATGTCACCGAGACGTTGGAGCCCGTGCAGATGTTGCCAGCGCCGGCGCAAGGCGCGCTCGCCGTCGAATGCCGGGCCGCTGACCGCTGGTTGGCGGCAGTGCTGGCGGAGCTGGACGATGCCGACACGCGGGCGGCGGTCACTGCGGAGCGAGCCCTGCTGGCCGAACTGGAGGCCGGTTGCTCGGCACCGGTGGGCGCGATCGCCGAGGTGGTCGAGTCCATCGATGAGGAGGGGCGGGTCTTCGAAGAGCTGTCGTTGCGCGGCTGCGTGGCGGCGCTGGACGGATCCGACGTGATCCGCGCGTCCGGCGTCGGCACCTCCGGTCGGGCACGGGAGCTGGGGCTCTCGGTCGCCGCGGAGCTGTTCGAACTGGGCGCCCGAGAACTGATGTGGGGAGCGCGGCAAGACCCGCGCAAGGAAAAATTTGAGTGA
- a CDS encoding uroporphyrinogen-III synthase, translating to MTRGRKPTPGRITFVGSGPGDPGLLTTRAAAVLANAALVFTDPDVPEPVLALIGKDLPPVSGPAPAAHAGENVGAGAGEPAQSAPAVVSSGPDIRPALGEPADVAKTLTAEARSGADVVRLVAGDPLSVDAVITEVNAVARTHVHFEVVPGLAATSAVPTYAGLPLGSSHTVADVRGELDDTDWDALAAAPGPLILQATASHLADAARTLLDHELADTTPCVVTAHGTTCQQRSVETTLQGLTDPAILGGADPAGPFAGPLVVTIGKTVSNRGKLNWWESRALYGWTVLVPRTKDQAGEMSERLTSYGALPVEVPTIAVEPPRSPAQMERAVKGLVDGRFQWVVFTSTNAVRAVWEKFGEFGLDARAFSGVKIACVGESTADRVRAFGISPELVPSGEQSSMGLLDEFPPYDSIFDPVNRVLLPRADIATETLAEGLRERGWEIEDVTAYRTVRAAPPPAATREMIKTGGFDAVCFTSSSTVRNLVGIAGKPHARTIIACIGPKTAETAAEFGLRVDVQPETAAVGPLVDALAEHAARLRAEGALPPPRKKSRRR from the coding sequence ATGACGCGAGGGCGTAAGCCGACTCCGGGCCGCATCACTTTCGTGGGTTCTGGTCCCGGCGACCCGGGTCTGCTGACCACCCGGGCTGCCGCGGTGTTGGCCAACGCCGCTCTGGTGTTCACCGACCCCGACGTACCCGAGCCGGTGCTGGCGCTGATCGGCAAGGACCTGCCACCGGTATCCGGGCCGGCGCCGGCTGCCCATGCGGGGGAGAACGTCGGCGCGGGTGCGGGAGAGCCCGCCCAGAGCGCCCCGGCGGTGGTCTCGAGCGGCCCCGATATCCGCCCGGCGCTGGGCGAACCCGCCGACGTGGCCAAGACGCTGACCGCCGAGGCACGTTCGGGTGCCGACGTGGTGCGGCTGGTCGCCGGCGACCCATTGTCGGTGGACGCGGTGATCACCGAGGTGAACGCCGTGGCACGCACCCACGTGCACTTCGAGGTCGTGCCCGGGCTGGCCGCCACCAGCGCGGTCCCGACGTATGCCGGGCTGCCGCTGGGCTCCTCGCACACGGTGGCCGACGTGCGCGGCGAACTCGATGACACCGACTGGGACGCGCTGGCCGCCGCCCCCGGACCACTGATCCTGCAGGCGACCGCGTCGCATCTGGCCGACGCCGCACGCACCCTGCTCGACCACGAGCTGGCCGACACGACACCGTGCGTGGTCACCGCGCACGGCACCACCTGCCAGCAGCGCTCCGTCGAAACCACGCTGCAGGGACTGACCGATCCGGCCATCCTGGGCGGCGCCGACCCCGCTGGCCCGTTCGCCGGGCCGCTGGTGGTGACCATCGGCAAGACCGTGAGCAACCGGGGCAAGCTGAACTGGTGGGAGAGCCGGGCGCTGTACGGCTGGACGGTGCTGGTGCCCCGCACCAAGGACCAGGCCGGCGAGATGAGCGAGCGGTTGACGTCCTACGGGGCGCTGCCGGTCGAGGTGCCGACCATTGCCGTCGAACCGCCGCGCAGCCCCGCGCAGATGGAACGCGCCGTCAAGGGCCTGGTCGATGGCCGGTTCCAATGGGTGGTGTTCACCTCGACCAACGCGGTGCGGGCCGTCTGGGAGAAGTTCGGCGAATTCGGTCTGGATGCGCGGGCGTTCTCCGGGGTCAAGATCGCTTGTGTTGGCGAGTCGACCGCCGACCGGGTTCGTGCCTTCGGGATCAGCCCCGAGCTGGTGCCGTCGGGCGAGCAGTCGTCGATGGGTTTGCTCGACGAATTCCCGCCGTATGACAGCATTTTCGACCCGGTTAACCGGGTCCTGCTGCCGCGCGCCGACATCGCCACCGAAACGCTGGCCGAGGGGCTGCGCGAACGCGGCTGGGAAATCGAGGACGTCACCGCCTACCGGACCGTGCGGGCGGCGCCGCCGCCGGCGGCCACCCGGGAAATGATCAAGACGGGCGGTTTCGACGCGGTGTGCTTCACCTCGAGCTCCACGGTGCGCAACCTGGTCGGCATTGCCGGCAAGCCGCACGCACGCACCATCATCGCCTGTATCGGCCCCAAGACCGCCGAGACCGCCGCCGAATTCGGGCTTCGGGTGGATGTCCAGCCGGAGACCGCCGCGGTGGGTCCGCTGGTCGACGCCCTGGCCGAACACGCCGCCCGATTGCGCGCCGAGGGCGCACTGCCGCCGCCGCGCAAGAAGAGCCGCAGGCGCTAG
- the hemB gene encoding porphobilinogen synthase, producing the protein MSWPRQRPRRLRSTPAMRRLVAQTSLEPRHLVLPMFVADGISESRPIRSMPGVVQHTRDSLRTAAADAVAAGVGGLMLFGVPRDRDKDAVGSVGTDPDGILNAALRDLAKDLGDATVLMADTCLDEFTDHGHCGVLDERGRVDNDATVARYVELAVAQADSGAHVVGPSGMMDGQVGAIRDGLDAAGHTDVVILAYAAKFASAFYGPFREAVSCSLSGDRRSYQQEPGNAREALREIDLDLQEGADIVMVKPAMGYLDIVSAAAADSPVPVAAYQVSGEYAMICAAAANNWIDERAAALESLTSIRRAGADIVLTYWAAHAAGWLS; encoded by the coding sequence ATGAGCTGGCCGCGGCAGCGGCCACGCCGGCTCCGCTCAACCCCCGCGATGCGTCGTTTGGTGGCGCAAACCTCTTTGGAGCCAAGGCATTTGGTACTACCGATGTTCGTCGCCGACGGTATATCGGAATCGCGACCCATCCGTTCGATGCCGGGCGTGGTGCAGCACACCCGTGATTCGCTGCGCACCGCCGCCGCCGACGCGGTCGCCGCCGGAGTGGGCGGGCTGATGCTGTTCGGTGTGCCCCGGGACCGGGACAAGGACGCTGTCGGTTCGGTCGGCACCGACCCGGATGGCATCCTCAACGCCGCGCTTCGGGACCTGGCCAAGGACCTGGGCGACGCGACGGTGTTGATGGCCGACACCTGCCTGGACGAGTTCACCGACCACGGGCACTGCGGTGTCCTCGACGAGCGTGGCCGGGTCGATAACGACGCAACTGTGGCTCGCTACGTGGAATTGGCTGTGGCACAAGCAGACTCGGGTGCCCACGTGGTCGGTCCGAGCGGGATGATGGACGGCCAGGTGGGCGCTATCCGCGACGGCTTGGACGCCGCCGGCCACACCGACGTGGTGATCCTGGCCTACGCCGCGAAGTTCGCCTCGGCGTTCTACGGCCCGTTCCGTGAGGCGGTGAGCTGCAGCCTGTCCGGCGACCGGCGCAGCTACCAGCAGGAGCCGGGCAATGCGCGGGAGGCGCTGCGCGAAATCGACTTGGACCTGCAGGAGGGCGCCGACATCGTGATGGTCAAACCGGCGATGGGGTACCTGGACATCGTGTCTGCGGCGGCCGCCGATTCGCCGGTGCCGGTGGCCGCCTACCAGGTCTCGGGGGAGTACGCGATGATTTGCGCGGCCGCGGCCAACAACTGGATCGACGAACGGGCCGCTGCGCTGGAATCGTTGACCAGTATCCGGCGCGCCGGGGCCGATATCGTGCTCACCTACTGGGCCGCCCACGCGGCGGGTTGGCTTTCGTGA
- a CDS encoding STAS domain-containing protein, protein MTIADVTDPTGRRGNWTYDCAGAQIRAHCRHLATVLTIRGDIDAVNIDEVNRYLRRFILEDHPVVLDLSGVSYFSAASISLLQTLDENCHAAGVQWSLVASPAVRQLLGDDRDNAPFPLTGSVHEALRDLADAIVNRRQLVLPLIKKTA, encoded by the coding sequence ATGACTATCGCCGACGTCACTGATCCGACGGGTCGACGGGGAAACTGGACCTACGACTGCGCCGGCGCACAGATCCGGGCGCACTGTCGTCACCTGGCGACGGTGCTAACGATCCGGGGAGACATCGACGCCGTCAATATCGATGAGGTCAACCGGTACCTTCGGCGGTTCATCCTCGAGGATCACCCGGTCGTCCTCGACCTGAGCGGCGTCAGCTATTTCTCCGCGGCCAGCATCTCACTGTTGCAGACGCTTGACGAGAACTGCCATGCCGCCGGTGTGCAGTGGTCACTGGTCGCGAGCCCGGCCGTCCGCCAACTGCTCGGTGACGACCGCGACAACGCACCGTTTCCGCTCACCGGCTCCGTCCACGAGGCGCTTCGCGACCTGGCCGACGCCATCGTCAACCGCCGTCAGCTGGTCCTGCCGCTGATCAAGAAGACGGCTTAG
- a CDS encoding acyltransferase family protein → MRGEIKSLTGLRIIAAVWVVLFHFRPMLGDASPDFRDALAPVLNCGAQGVDLFFILSGFVLTWNYLDRMGRSWSTRATLHFLWLRLARVWPVYLVTLHLAALLVILSLHVGHVPLPEVRDLTAISYVRQILLVQLWFQPFFDGSSWDGPAWSISAEWLAYLLFGVLILVILRMERGTRARSLMLLAFAASLPPVLLLLASGQFYTPWSWLPRIVTQFIAGALACAAVRRLRLSDRARRVAGYLSLLLIAVMVVVMYWLDAHPISGVVDSGGVVDVLFVPLVITLAVGLGSLPRLLSTRLMVYGGQISFCLYMVHELVHTGWGWAVLQFDLTPQDNPWKWNIIGLLTIAVGASILLYHFVEEPARRWMRKMVDVRGVHRKSESAESTSATLHPIDGAREAVSARAG, encoded by the coding sequence ATCCGCGGGGAGATCAAGTCGCTGACCGGACTTCGCATCATCGCCGCGGTGTGGGTCGTGCTGTTTCACTTCCGGCCCATGCTGGGCGATGCATCGCCGGATTTCCGTGATGCGCTCGCGCCGGTGCTCAACTGCGGTGCACAGGGCGTCGACCTGTTCTTCATTCTCAGTGGCTTTGTGCTGACCTGGAACTACCTCGACCGCATGGGCAGGTCCTGGTCGACCCGGGCCACCCTGCACTTTCTGTGGCTGCGGCTGGCCCGGGTGTGGCCGGTCTACCTGGTCACCTTGCACCTGGCGGCACTCTTGGTGATCTTGAGCCTGCACGTGGGGCATGTGCCGCTACCGGAAGTGAGAGATCTCACCGCTATCAGCTACGTGCGGCAGATCCTGTTGGTGCAGTTGTGGTTTCAGCCTTTCTTCGACGGGTCCAGTTGGGACGGTCCGGCCTGGTCGATCAGCGCCGAATGGCTGGCCTACCTGTTGTTCGGTGTACTCATCCTGGTGATCCTGCGGATGGAGCGCGGTACGCGCGCCCGCAGCCTGATGCTGTTGGCTTTCGCCGCGTCGTTGCCGCCGGTGCTGCTGTTGCTGGCCAGCGGTCAGTTCTACACGCCGTGGAGTTGGCTGCCGCGCATCGTCACACAGTTCATCGCGGGCGCGCTGGCCTGCGCCGCGGTGCGCCGGTTGCGGTTGTCCGATCGTGCTCGCCGCGTGGCCGGCTACCTTTCCCTGCTGCTGATCGCGGTCATGGTGGTCGTCATGTACTGGTTGGACGCGCATCCCATCAGCGGAGTCGTGGACAGCGGCGGCGTGGTGGACGTGTTGTTCGTTCCGTTGGTGATCACGCTGGCGGTCGGCCTGGGCAGCCTGCCGAGACTGCTGTCGACGCGGCTGATGGTTTACGGCGGGCAAATCTCATTTTGCCTGTACATGGTGCACGAGCTGGTGCACACCGGGTGGGGCTGGGCCGTTCTTCAATTCGATCTGACGCCGCAGGACAACCCGTGGAAATGGAACATCATCGGCCTGCTCACGATCGCCGTCGGTGCCTCGATCTTGCTGTATCACTTCGTCGAGGAGCCCGCGCGCCGCTGGATGCGCAAGATGGTAGATGTAAGAGGAGTGCACCGGAAAAGCGAATCCGCTGAGTCGACGAGCGCCACGCTTCATCCGATCGACGGTGCGCGGGAAGCGGTTTCGGCGCGCGCGGGGTGA
- a CDS encoding Rv0518 family GDSL lipase, protein MSRVAMFIIGLTLMTGATPATPGYRPLTMDFRLTHLAVIGDSYTAGTDEGGLGAKSWTARAWQMLAQGGERVAPEVAAEGRAGYGVPGDHGRIFEDLTARAVKPDDVLVVFFGSRNDEGVDPELLPEKARGTFELARRHAPAARLLVIGPPWPTADVPDWMLQIRDVLNAAAHAAGAAFVDPIGDSWFVDRPELIGADGVHPNDAGHQYLADKIAPLIRAQLLR, encoded by the coding sequence ATGAGCCGGGTGGCCATGTTCATCATTGGTCTGACTCTGATGACCGGCGCAACCCCGGCAACCCCCGGCTACCGCCCGCTGACCATGGATTTCCGGCTCACCCACCTCGCGGTCATCGGTGACTCCTATACCGCCGGCACCGACGAGGGCGGCCTGGGTGCCAAGTCATGGACGGCACGTGCCTGGCAGATGCTGGCACAAGGCGGTGAGCGGGTTGCACCCGAGGTGGCAGCCGAGGGCCGGGCCGGCTACGGGGTACCGGGCGACCACGGCCGCATCTTCGAGGATCTGACCGCCCGGGCCGTCAAGCCCGACGACGTGCTGGTGGTGTTCTTCGGTTCCCGCAACGACGAGGGCGTCGATCCCGAACTCCTGCCCGAAAAGGCCCGCGGGACTTTCGAGTTGGCGCGCCGCCACGCACCGGCCGCGAGGTTGCTGGTGATCGGGCCACCGTGGCCGACCGCCGACGTCCCCGACTGGATGCTGCAGATTCGCGACGTGCTCAACGCCGCGGCTCACGCCGCGGGAGCAGCATTCGTCGATCCGATCGGCGACAGCTGGTTCGTGGACAGGCCCGAGTTGATCGGCGCTGACGGCGTGCACCCCAACGACGCCGGGCATCAATATCTGGCGGACAAGATCGCACCGCTCATTCGCGCGCAGTTGCTTCGATGA